A single region of the Candidatus Marinarcus aquaticus genome encodes:
- the fumC gene encoding class II fumarate hydratase: MQYRMEHDTMGEVQVENSKLWAAQTQRSLENFKIGIEKMPKELIHAFAHLKSACAKANCDLGKLSNEKAIAIQKACEDILKGKYPHEFPLSVWQTGSGTQSNMNLNEVISSIATVYLGEDFRVNRLIHPNDDVNMSQSSNDTFPTAMRIAFLLQVQNELLPSIDKLHDTLQSKSKTFESVVKIGRTHLQDATPLSLGQEFSGYVEMLKKSKEQILDALKYIKELAIGGTAVGTGINCHCEFSNRVCAVLNDATKTGIPFVSHPNKFHGLTSHDAEVFLSGALNGLAANAMKIANDIRWLSSGPRCGIGELTIPANEPGSSIMPGKVNPTQSEALTMVAVQVMGNHATIGIAASQGNFELNVFKPVIAYNLIQSIQLLADAIRSFNEHCAVGIEANETKINEYLNDSLMLVTALNPYIGYEKAALIAKEAYKNCTTLKEEAQKLGILSSEDFDKFVQPLNMIYPEK; this comes from the coding sequence ATGCAATATCGAATGGAACATGACACGATGGGTGAAGTTCAAGTAGAGAATTCTAAACTGTGGGCAGCACAAACCCAACGAAGTTTGGAAAACTTTAAAATAGGCATTGAAAAGATGCCCAAAGAACTTATACATGCATTTGCACATTTAAAATCTGCATGCGCCAAAGCCAACTGTGATTTAGGAAAACTCTCAAATGAGAAAGCCATCGCAATACAAAAGGCATGTGAAGATATACTAAAAGGTAAATACCCTCATGAATTTCCACTTTCAGTTTGGCAAACAGGAAGTGGGACTCAAAGTAATATGAATTTAAATGAGGTTATCTCTTCCATTGCTACGGTATATTTAGGTGAAGATTTCAGAGTGAATCGATTGATTCATCCCAATGATGATGTGAACATGTCTCAAAGTTCCAATGATACTTTCCCAACAGCCATGCGCATTGCATTTTTACTTCAAGTACAAAATGAACTATTGCCCAGTATTGACAAACTACATGACACGCTTCAATCAAAATCAAAAACGTTTGAAAGTGTTGTAAAAATTGGTCGAACTCATTTGCAAGATGCTACACCGTTGAGTTTGGGACAAGAGTTCAGTGGTTATGTGGAGATGCTTAAAAAAAGTAAAGAGCAGATTTTAGATGCATTAAAATATATTAAAGAGCTCGCCATTGGCGGAACGGCAGTGGGTACAGGGATCAATTGCCATTGTGAATTTTCAAACAGAGTATGTGCTGTTTTAAATGATGCAACCAAAACAGGTATACCCTTCGTCTCTCATCCCAATAAATTTCATGGTCTGACCTCTCATGATGCAGAGGTCTTTTTAAGTGGGGCATTGAATGGCTTGGCAGCAAATGCCATGAAAATAGCCAATGACATTCGTTGGTTAAGCAGTGGACCAAGGTGTGGAATAGGGGAGTTAACCATACCTGCCAATGAACCAGGAAGTTCTATTATGCCAGGGAAAGTCAATCCCACACAATCTGAAGCATTGACCATGGTAGCTGTTCAAGTCATGGGTAACCATGCTACAATAGGTATAGCTGCCAGTCAAGGAAACTTTGAACTTAATGTTTTTAAACCTGTGATTGCTTATAACCTTATACAATCAATACAACTCTTAGCCGATGCAATTCGTTCATTTAATGAGCATTGTGCGGTCGGAATTGAGGCAAATGAAACAAAAATCAATGAGTATTTAAATGACTCTTTGATGCTTGTAACGGCACTCAATCCTTATATTGGATATGAAAAAGCCGCACTCATTGCTAAAGAAGCGTACAAAAATTGTACAACACTCAAAGAAGAAGCACAAAAATTGGGCATTTTGTCCAGTGAAGATTTTGATAAATTTGTACAGCCTCTCAATATGATATATCCCGAAAAATGA